One window of the Onychostoma macrolepis isolate SWU-2019 chromosome 21, ASM1243209v1, whole genome shotgun sequence genome contains the following:
- the mrps17 gene encoding 28S ribosomal protein S17, mitochondrial: protein MSTRQASVHAKWIIGQVIGTKMKKTAKVRVTRLVLDPYLLKYYNKRKTYFAHDPLEQCTIGDVVLLKALPEKRSKHVKHELAEIVYKVGQVVDPLTGQRVAGTQYLEPLTESTEDTEVSLTEKLEQLNITASIPPSAS from the exons ATGTCAACGCGTCAAGCATCGGTCCATGCGAAATGGATTATTGGTCAGGTGATCGGAACCAAGATGAAGAAGACGGCAAAGGTTCGAGTTACCAGACTTGTGCTTGATCCGTACCTGCTCAAG tacTACAACAAGAGGAAGACATACTTTGCCCACGATCCTTTGGAGCAGTGCACTATTGGGGATGTTGTTTTGCTGAAGGCTTTGCCGGAGAAAAGATCTAAACATGTCAAGCATGAACTCGCAGAGATTGTGTATAAAGTTGGGCAGGTGGTCGACCCGCTCACTGGGCAGAGGGTTGCTGGGACGCAGTATCTGGAGCCTCTTACGGAAAGCACAGAAGACACAgaagtatctttgacagaaaaactGGAGCAACTGAACATTACTGCCTCCATACCTCCTTCAGCCTCATAG